In the Ignavibacteria bacterium genome, TCAAGCGGCGGTACTTGCAGAACTTGGTGCTCGAGTATTTTCCATTGAGCGATTTTCCGATTTGCTTACAAAAGCACGTTCGCTTTTTTCAAAACTGGGTTACAACATTGCTACAAAAACTGGCGACGGAACAATTGGATGGAGTGAGTTTGCACCGTTCGATGGAATAATTGTAACTGCTGCTGCGCCGGAAATTCCCGAACCACTTTTGAAACAACTTGCAGAAGGAGGAAGGTTAGTCATTCCTACGGGAAATTTAGAATCGCAAAATATTATAGTTGTTACAAAAAGGGGAGATGAATTTGAAAGGAAAGTGATTGAAGGATTTAAGTTTGTTCCGCTTGTGGGAAAATTAGGATGGAAGTGAATTGCGATATGCGATGTGAGATTTGAGATATGAGTAAAACTACAAAAGCACGTCCCAAATCCCATATCTTAATTCAGGAAAAAAAAGTTCTTGTTCTCGTAGGACCAACCGCCTCTGGAAAAACACTGATGAGTGAAAAGATTGCAGACTTTCTTCCGATAGAAATTATTTCTGCAGACTCTCGGCAAATCTATAAACATCTAGATATCGGAACAGCAAAACCGCCGAAGGAGTTACTTCAAAAAATCAAACATCATTTTGTTGATGAATTGGAACCGAACGAAGGTTTCAACGCGGCAGAATTTTCAAAACGTGGTCGAAAAATTATTGAAGAAATATTTTCTCGAAAGAAAATTCCACTTGTACTTTGCGGAACTGGATTATATTTGCGCGCATTGCTAGATGGAATTTTCGAAGGACCATCAGCCGATTATGAAATTCGTGAGAAATTTTTTAAGCGTTATCAAAACGAAGGAGGCGAAAAACTACTCAATGAATTACGCGCGATTGATGCTGATGCGGCAAAAAAAATGCTTCCGACAAACAAACTTCGCATTGTTCGAGCGTTAGAAGTTTTTGAACTGACGGGAAAACCGATTTCACAACTTCAACAAGAAGAAACGAGCGCAGGAAATTTCCTTCCAATTATATTTGGATTAGAGTGGAATAGAAAAATTTTATACGACAGCATAAACAAGCGAGTGGAAGAAATGTTATCAAATGATTTTCTCGATGAAGTAGAAAAAATACAAGCGATGGGATTTTCTTCCAAACTCAATTCACTTCAAACAGTTGGTTATAAAGAAGCAGGTGCGTATTTGCGTAATGAAATTTCTTTCGAACGAATGAAAGAATTGGTGAAGCAAAATACTCGCCGCTATGCAAAAAGGCAACTGACGTGGTTTCGCAGTGATTCGAGAATTCAATGGATTTATCCAAGAACGACAGAAGATTTATCGGCATTGGCGAAAACTATTGTAGAACAATTCATTCGGCATTGACGTATTTCTTTGATGATTTCTTTTTTTTGTTTGCTGTGCATTTTTGTATTTTTTTCGCCAAAATTTTAAGAGAAAATTTAATCTGATGAAAGCAGTAGTAATGGCAGGGGGATTTGGAACGCGATTACGTCCCTTGACCTATTCACTTCCAAAACCGATGGTGCCGATGATGAACAAACCAATGATGCAACATATCATTGAATTGTTGCGAGCGCACGGAATTACCGATATTGTTGCTACGCTGTTTTATCAACCGGAAATAATCGCAAACTATTTTGGAGACGGTTCGCAGCATCAGGTAACAATGAAATTCATTTGCGCGGAAGAAGATTACGGAACCGCTGGGAGCGT is a window encoding:
- a CDS encoding protein-L-isoaspartate(D-aspartate) O-methyltransferase, yielding MNKFENEKNEMLALFRSRGIKDENVLAVMKKVERHLFVDEPFTRRAYEDCALPISNSQTISQPYTVAIMTELLQVKKTDKILEIGTGSGYQAAVLAELGARVFSIERFSDLLTKARSLFSKLGYNIATKTGDGTIGWSEFAPFDGIIVTAAAPEIPEPLLKQLAEGGRLVIPTGNLESQNIIVVTKRGDEFERKVIEGFKFVPLVGKLGWK
- the miaA gene encoding tRNA (adenosine(37)-N6)-dimethylallyltransferase MiaA translates to MSKTTKARPKSHILIQEKKVLVLVGPTASGKTLMSEKIADFLPIEIISADSRQIYKHLDIGTAKPPKELLQKIKHHFVDELEPNEGFNAAEFSKRGRKIIEEIFSRKKIPLVLCGTGLYLRALLDGIFEGPSADYEIREKFFKRYQNEGGEKLLNELRAIDADAAKKMLPTNKLRIVRALEVFELTGKPISQLQQEETSAGNFLPIIFGLEWNRKILYDSINKRVEEMLSNDFLDEVEKIQAMGFSSKLNSLQTVGYKEAGAYLRNEISFERMKELVKQNTRRYAKRQLTWFRSDSRIQWIYPRTTEDLSALAKTIVEQFIRH